GTAGGTCAGGTCGGGGTGAACGGCCGCCGCGACGTTCGAAGTCAGCGTCCAGGGGGTGGTCGTCCAGACGAGCAGCGCCTCGTCGGCCCGGTCGAGGAGCGGGAACCGCACGAAGATGCTCGTGTGGGTAAGGTCCTGGTAGCCCTCGGTGACGATCTCGTGCTGGGAGATACCGGTGCCGCAGCGCGGGCACCAGGGCATTGCATCCTTGCCCTTGTAGAGCCAGCCCTTCTCCCAGACCTTCTTGAGGAAGGCCCAGATCGTGTAGTTGTTCTCGTCCGACATGGTGTGGTACGAGTCGTCCCACCGCATCCACTGGCCGAGCCGGATCGACTGCTGGGTCTGGACGGCCGCGAAGCGCCGCACCCGCTCCTTGCACATCTCGACGAAGCGGTCGACGCCGAGCGCCTCGATGTCGCGCTTCGAGCCGAGCGCGAGCTCCTTCTCGACCTCGACCTCGATCCAGAGGCCCTGGCAGTCGAAGCCGTTCTGGTAGCGAAGCTTGCGGCCGCGCATCGTCCAGAAGCGGTTGTAGAGGTCCTTGTAAGAACGCCCCCAGGCGTGGTGCACGCCCATGGGGTTGTTGGCGGTGATCGGCCCGTCGAGGAAGCGGAACACCGGCCCCTGGCGGTTCTTCTCGCGCAGCTGGTCGAAGCACCCGCGCTCCTTCCAGAACGCCAGCACCTCGTGCTCCAGCTTCACCAGGTCGGGCGCGGTCTCCAGCTCGCCACCCAGCTTCGTGTCGTCTGCCATTCTTCCGATTCTGCTCGTCCGCGCCGCGCGGGTGATGCGCGGAGCGGCTGGAAATTCCGGTGTGTTCGCGCGCCCGCACGCGTGGGCGGGGCTGCACGCACGATGCCCGCGGACGCTGCAGGGCGCGGCCCCGGCGCACGCGGATGCGTGAGCCGTCGCCGCGCCACGCCGCCCGGCGGGCACCGCAAGCTTGTTGGTCCGCTGATTTTAGCCCTTTCGCCCCGCCGCCGCCAGCGAGGACCTCCGGGGACAGGGGACAGCAAGATGGAGATCGCGAATGCATCCGGCGCCAGTGCGGGTCACCGGCGCCGGGATGCGCAGCCTGCGTTGTGGGATTCTCGTCGAACCGGGATGAAGTTATCCGCCGCCGGAGCTGACCTTGAAGTCGGCGTCCAGGCCGGTGGAGTTCGTCACCTCCATCCCCGCGCGAACCTTCGTCGTCGTGCTCATCTCGTTATCTCCGTGGTGAGTCGTCAGCCGCCGCTGCTGGAGACCTTGTAGTCGACGTCGTGGCCCGTCGAGTTCGACACGTCCATGCCTGCGTGGATCTTCGTGCTCGTGGTCATCAGCGCCTCGATCCTGGTTCGGGATGCGTCAGCGGGTGCCGCCGGAGCCCGTGACCTTGTAGTCGATGTCGCTGCCGGTCGAGTTCGACACGTCCATCCCGGCGCGCACCGCGGTGTTCGTGTGCATCTGCGAGTCTCCTCGTGGTGGAGATGCCGTCGTGAAGTCTCACCCCGCCCCGCCGCCCGAGGCGACGCGGTACTCGGTGTTCTGGCCCGTCGTGTTCGACACCTCCATCCCGGCGCGAACGCTCGTCCTGGTGGTCATGCTCGCCTCCCGTGGTCGATCGTGCTGTCGTCCCGCGCGGCCGCCCCCCTACTTCGGCGGGATGCCGGAGCCGGTCCGGACCTCCGTGTCCGTGCTGGTGTTGTTCGATACGTCCATCCCTGCCCGGAACTGCGTTCTCGTTCGCATCTCGGCCTCCGTATCTGTCGTCCGCCTCAGCGGGTTCCGCCGGCGCTGGTGACCTTGTAGTCGGTGCTGCTGCCCGTGCCGTTCGACACGTCCATCCCGGCGCGGATCGCGGTGCTCGTCTGCATCTTTCCTCCCGGTTCAGAGGATTGCGCCGGCGCCGGGTGGGCGGCGCCGGCCAGATGGGTGGATCTTCACGGCGGCGGGCCCGAAGCCACGCGGTAGTCGGTGTTCTGGCCCGTGCTGTTCGAGACGTCCATCCCGGCGCGGATGCTCGTCCTGGTGCTCATGCTCGCCTCCCGTGGTCGATCGTCAGCGGGTGCCGCCGGATCCGATGACCTTGTAGTCGGTGTCGGTTCCGGTCCCGTTCGACACGTCCATCCCGGCGCGGATCGTGGTATGGGTGTGCATCTTCTCTCCTCGGATTCACAGGATTGGGGTCATGGCGGCGGGCCCGTGGCCAGCCGGTAGTCGGTGTTCTCGCCCGTGCTGTTGGACACGTCCATCCCCGCGCGGACCTCGGTGATGGTGCTCATTGCCGCTCCTCGGCTGGGGTGCGCGGCGGCCGCCAGCCAGACGCTGGTGTCCGACGGCGGCCGACGTAGCGACGCTATGGAGTGCCGCCGCCGTTCGCGCCGACGCGGTAGTCGGTGCTCTGCTCGGTGCTGTTCGACACCTCCATCCCGGCGCGGACTTCCGTCGATGTGCTCATCTCCACCTCCATTCGATGAGGGGTGATCCCGCCGACGCGGCAGTTCAATTGCCGCCAGCACCGACCACGCGGTAGCCGGTGGCCTGGCCGGTGCTGTTCGAGACGTCCATCCCGGCGCGTGCGCTCGTTTGCGTCTGCATCGTCTCTCCCTGGGGTTCAGGTGCTCTGCCCGCCGCCGACCACACGGTAGCCGGTGTTCTCGCCGGTGCTGTTCGACACATCCATCCCGGCGCGGGTGTTCGTCTTCGTGATCATCATCGCTCCTCTCGTGGGGATTGATTCACGGCGCGGTGCCGCCACCGCCGACAACGCGATAGCCGGTGTTCTGGTCGGAGCTGTTCGACACGTCCATCCCTGCGCGTACGCTCGTCGTGATGCTCATCTCCGCTCCTTGCGGTGGGTGGGGATCATCGGGGCCCGCATGGGATACGACACCTCGTCCGGACGCCCTCGTTCCGGCAATGGGATGCGGTGACGACGACCGCATGCGAGTGGTGTCCGCCGT
The nucleotide sequence above comes from Longimicrobium sp.. Encoded proteins:
- a CDS encoding class I tRNA ligase family protein; protein product: MADDTKLGGELETAPDLVKLEHEVLAFWKERGCFDQLREKNRQGPVFRFLDGPITANNPMGVHHAWGRSYKDLYNRFWTMRGRKLRYQNGFDCQGLWIEVEVEKELALGSKRDIEALGVDRFVEMCKERVRRFAAVQTQQSIRLGQWMRWDDSYHTMSDENNYTIWAFLKKVWEKGWLYKGKDAMPWCPRCGTGISQHEIVTEGYQDLTHTSIFVRFPLLDRADEALLVWTTTPWTLTSNVAAAVHPDLTY